One part of the Salinivirga cyanobacteriivorans genome encodes these proteins:
- a CDS encoding efflux RND transporter permease subunit has product MGITSLVLKHHKFATIIFLLLFVVGMNSFLNMPRTENPQITVPAATVFAIYPGANPVDLEQLIAQPIEDAISELEDIKRVSTSIRDGLVVVNVEFYFGVDTDEKYNKVVQEINSVREVLPDDLYSLETLKWRVSDQVLMQLALTADSLPYHVLRTKAEKIQDAVKKLSAIRKVEVLAAPEQEVIVELDMEKMGVLNLGIDRVEKAIKSNNANIPGGSVKLGKRSFGVKTSGAYTNLDQIAATVVHAKNGYLIRLKDVATIRMGDEDEKYKARFKGTKSVFVAIYQKEGRNVFETTKEVDRVLQKIDSQIGANIELNQVFKQSREVENKISNFQGNLFQGIALVGILIFLALGVRSAFLVIIAIPLSIIIGLFGVDISGFAMQQMTIAGLVIALGLLVDNSIVMTEGINRYIDQGNKPAKAAVLAAAEIGWPVITATLTTVLAFVPIIAMPDKAGVFIRSMPVTIILTLSVSLLLALTLTPLLASRFFKNRSKPTTKNDGKQAKGIKRLLNYLVEHSYRDTIVFALKHRWLVIWGAIGVFSITMLMAYLYLGISFFPKAEKGQFLVRAHLPQGSSLEHTSEVVTHIETVLDTIPDVKFYASNIGHGNPRIYYNVLSKNYQKSFGEVFVQLESYDVDKFDALVDRLRGLFDKYTDARIEIKEFEQSPPVDAPIMVYIKGNELERLRKISKTFENLLASQPGVINLDNSLSKVRTDLLVDINRDKANMYGVPVHAIDKAVRTAVAGMQVDQFRDEKGEEYPITLRMPQGDEFSPDDFRKVYVKSMAGYAVPLHQLASIKFQKAPNEIRRFNYERTALLTADLEKGASLDDALEPVIARLKSYNFPDGYDYYIGGELESRKESFGGMQRAVLIAILMIFAVLVLQFKSYTQPLIIFATIPLAMIGSVYALMITGNTFSFTAFIGLTSLVGIVINNAIILVDYTNWLRKEGYSKFEALRISGETRFTPIILTTLTTAGGLLPLTLQGGDLWAPMGWTIIGGLLISTFLTLVVVPVLYSVVVKEN; this is encoded by the coding sequence ATGGGCATTACATCGCTTGTACTTAAGCACCATAAATTTGCTACCATTATTTTTCTGCTATTGTTTGTAGTTGGCATGAATTCATTTCTGAACATGCCACGTACTGAAAATCCACAAATAACGGTACCTGCAGCAACAGTTTTTGCTATTTATCCGGGAGCCAATCCGGTTGATCTTGAGCAGCTTATTGCACAGCCCATTGAAGATGCCATTAGCGAACTTGAAGATATCAAGCGGGTTTCTACCTCTATTCGTGATGGACTTGTGGTGGTTAATGTGGAATTTTATTTTGGTGTAGATACCGATGAAAAATACAACAAGGTAGTGCAGGAGATAAATAGCGTGCGGGAAGTTTTGCCTGATGATTTATACAGCCTGGAAACCTTAAAATGGCGGGTTTCAGATCAGGTTTTAATGCAATTAGCCCTTACTGCAGATAGTCTGCCTTATCATGTATTGCGCACGAAAGCCGAAAAAATTCAAGATGCTGTTAAAAAATTATCAGCTATACGCAAAGTAGAAGTACTTGCTGCTCCTGAACAAGAGGTTATTGTAGAGCTCGATATGGAAAAAATGGGCGTTTTGAACCTGGGTATCGATCGTGTGGAAAAAGCCATAAAGAGCAACAATGCTAATATTCCAGGTGGCTCAGTGAAGCTGGGTAAACGTAGTTTTGGAGTTAAAACAAGTGGTGCTTACACCAATTTGGACCAAATAGCAGCTACGGTTGTGCATGCAAAAAATGGGTATTTAATTCGCCTCAAAGATGTGGCAACCATACGAATGGGGGATGAAGATGAAAAATATAAAGCTCGTTTCAAGGGTACCAAATCAGTTTTCGTGGCCATATACCAAAAAGAAGGGCGCAATGTTTTTGAAACCACTAAAGAGGTAGACCGGGTTTTACAAAAAATTGACAGTCAGATTGGTGCCAATATTGAATTAAATCAGGTGTTTAAACAATCACGTGAGGTTGAAAACAAGATTTCTAACTTTCAGGGTAACCTGTTTCAGGGCATTGCCCTGGTGGGGATTTTAATCTTTCTTGCGCTTGGTGTGCGGTCAGCCTTTCTGGTCATTATTGCCATTCCGCTCTCTATCATTATTGGCCTGTTCGGGGTTGACATATCAGGTTTTGCCATGCAGCAGATGACAATTGCAGGATTGGTAATTGCACTTGGATTGCTGGTCGATAACTCCATTGTAATGACCGAAGGTATTAATCGCTACATTGATCAGGGTAATAAACCGGCTAAGGCTGCTGTGCTTGCTGCTGCAGAAATCGGATGGCCCGTTATTACGGCTACGCTCACTACGGTATTGGCTTTTGTGCCGATCATAGCCATGCCCGACAAGGCTGGTGTTTTTATCAGGAGTATGCCGGTGACCATTATTTTAACATTATCTGTTTCGCTATTATTGGCCTTAACACTCACACCTCTATTAGCCAGTCGTTTTTTTAAAAACAGGAGTAAACCAACAACCAAAAATGATGGTAAACAGGCGAAGGGCATCAAACGCTTATTAAACTACCTGGTGGAGCACAGTTACCGCGACACTATTGTTTTTGCATTAAAGCACAGGTGGCTTGTAATTTGGGGCGCAATTGGTGTTTTTTCTATTACCATGTTGATGGCTTATTTGTATTTAGGTATAAGTTTTTTTCCCAAGGCAGAGAAAGGACAATTTTTGGTGCGAGCACACCTTCCGCAAGGAAGTAGCCTGGAGCATACGAGTGAAGTGGTAACGCACATAGAAACCGTACTTGATACTATTCCCGATGTTAAATTTTATGCCAGCAATATCGGCCACGGCAATCCTCGGATTTATTACAATGTACTGTCTAAAAACTATCAAAAAAGCTTTGGTGAGGTCTTTGTTCAGTTGGAATCCTATGACGTGGATAAATTTGATGCCCTTGTGGATCGTCTTCGTGGTTTATTTGATAAGTACACTGATGCCCGCATTGAGATAAAAGAATTTGAACAGAGTCCACCTGTCGATGCCCCCATAATGGTGTACATTAAAGGCAATGAACTGGAGCGATTGCGTAAAATTTCAAAGACATTCGAAAATTTGCTCGCCAGCCAACCAGGCGTAATAAATTTGGACAATTCTCTTTCAAAGGTGCGTACCGATTTACTGGTAGATATTAACCGCGACAAAGCCAACATGTATGGAGTCCCTGTTCATGCAATCGACAAAGCAGTGCGCACTGCCGTTGCAGGTATGCAGGTCGATCAATTCCGCGATGAAAAAGGAGAGGAGTATCCAATTACACTTCGCATGCCCCAGGGTGATGAATTTAGTCCTGATGATTTCAGGAAGGTATACGTTAAATCAATGGCCGGATATGCTGTTCCGCTGCATCAACTGGCCTCAATAAAATTTCAAAAAGCACCAAATGAAATCAGGCGGTTTAATTACGAGAGAACCGCCCTTCTGACGGCAGACCTGGAAAAAGGAGCCAGCCTCGATGATGCACTTGAACCGGTTATTGCCAGACTGAAAAGTTATAATTTCCCTGATGGTTATGATTACTATATTGGGGGTGAACTCGAAAGTCGCAAGGAGAGCTTCGGAGGTATGCAGCGCGCCGTGCTTATTGCGATTCTCATGATTTTTGCCGTGTTGGTGCTACAATTCAAGTCATATACACAGCCATTGATTATTTTTGCCACTATTCCCCTGGCTATGATCGGCTCAGTCTATGCATTGATGATTACAGGCAATACCTTCTCATTTACAGCATTTATTGGTCTTACGAGTCTTGTCGGAATTGTCATAAACAATGCAATAATACTGGTGGATTATACAAACTGGCTGCGAAAGGAGGGTTATTCAAAATTTGAAGCATTGCGCATATCAGGCGAAACCAGGTTTACACCCATTATTCTGACCACACTGACCACTGCCGGCGGACTATTACCTCTGACCTTACAAGGCGGTGACTTATGGGCACCAATGGGATGGACCATCATTGGAGGATTGCTTATATCTACATTTTTAACACTTGTGGTAGTTCCGGTTTTATACAGTGTGGTAGTTAAAGAAAACTAG
- a CDS encoding efflux RND transporter periplasmic adaptor subunit: MKNSPFIIIVLMVLASCQIDNPGKKESTNPEVAVEAVERVTRQWPIHTVGTIEADKNLKLSFKIGGIIDQINVEPGEQVAKNQTLASLNTVEIASRVKQAKLAVDKANRDFERVNNLYKDSVATLEQWQNVKTALEAARADLQMARFNQKHATIKAPASATVLKQLAQPGEMVGAGYPVIVLGTTGRKYRVVAQVTDREWVQIKKGDSAVVTMDAHPGKSFNAHIEQINPLPEKYTGTYRVKLIFEKNSLSITTGMITRVEIYPKTTRQYIKVPVDALVEASGNEGYVFVVEQAKAQRRKIEIVRVDHANVYVQKGLKNGEKVITSGKSFVSTGQQVKIIQKN; this comes from the coding sequence ATGAAAAATAGTCCATTTATTATAATTGTATTAATGGTTTTGGCAAGTTGCCAGATCGATAACCCCGGCAAAAAGGAATCGACAAACCCTGAAGTGGCCGTTGAAGCTGTGGAGCGGGTTACCAGGCAATGGCCCATTCACACAGTTGGCACCATAGAAGCAGACAAAAACCTTAAATTGAGCTTTAAAATAGGGGGGATCATTGATCAGATAAACGTTGAACCCGGAGAGCAGGTAGCTAAAAACCAAACACTAGCCAGTTTGAACACGGTTGAAATAGCCTCCAGGGTAAAACAAGCCAAACTCGCCGTTGATAAAGCAAATCGTGATTTTGAACGTGTAAATAATTTGTATAAAGATAGTGTGGCCACACTTGAACAATGGCAAAATGTAAAAACTGCCCTGGAAGCAGCGCGTGCCGATTTGCAAATGGCCCGCTTTAATCAAAAACACGCTACCATTAAAGCACCCGCATCAGCAACTGTTTTAAAGCAACTGGCCCAACCCGGCGAAATGGTTGGTGCCGGGTATCCGGTTATTGTACTTGGTACAACCGGCAGGAAATATCGTGTAGTAGCCCAGGTAACAGATCGTGAGTGGGTGCAAATTAAAAAAGGCGACAGCGCTGTTGTTACAATGGATGCGCACCCGGGTAAGTCTTTTAATGCACATATAGAACAAATCAATCCATTACCTGAAAAATATACTGGTACGTATCGCGTAAAGCTAATTTTTGAAAAAAACAGTTTGTCAATAACTACAGGTATGATTACGCGGGTTGAAATTTATCCAAAAACAACACGACAGTACATTAAAGTACCTGTCGATGCACTGGTAGAAGCCAGTGGAAATGAGGGGTATGTGTTTGTCGTAGAACAAGCTAAAGCCCAACGGCGTAAAATAGAAATTGTACGTGTGGACCACGCTAATGTTTACGTACAGAAAGGTTTAAAAAATGGAGAAAAAGTTATTACAAGTGGCAAAAGCTTTGTTTCGACAGGCCAGCAAGTAAAAATCATTCAAAAGAACTGA
- a CDS encoding TolC family protein, with the protein MKPYLSIFLFLGPLVLSANAFGQSSLLGDYINEGLENNIVLKQKTLDYRKSVEIIKQAKSYYWPEITVNARFSKADGGRTIDLPVGDMLNPVYSTLNQLTGTAMFPQIENQQFDFLRTQEHETKIRLTQPILNGEIYYNSKMSRAISNVKKQGRNAYARELVSEIKKAYFNYLKSIGLLEVLNKNKRILDENLYVNKKMYENQKVTYDHVLKSRTRIAEWEEAHAGATEKMQKATSWFNFLLNREPGHTIEKDTQYDSLIPIQKIDTFKQNASKREEIEQVYAAARAARYNEKLMKSNYWPELTFVFDYGFQGKHYQFEHDDDFYIASLVLQWPLFQGMRRNSKLEEARIGLQEAELEKQKVQKKIDIQLINAYYSLRAAYKKYEAKTQQVKHTKATWKIINKKYRQGMVNQLEHINALEEFRIAEEQQVIARYDFYIKKAQLEKAAAQINMEQKYDQYEK; encoded by the coding sequence ATGAAGCCATATCTGAGTATTTTTTTGTTCCTGGGACCTTTGGTGCTTTCAGCCAATGCTTTTGGTCAATCATCATTATTGGGCGATTATATAAATGAAGGTCTTGAAAATAATATTGTACTAAAACAGAAAACGCTTGATTACCGAAAAAGCGTTGAAATAATTAAACAGGCAAAAAGCTATTACTGGCCCGAAATAACTGTCAATGCAAGATTTTCAAAGGCAGATGGCGGACGAACCATTGATTTGCCCGTTGGAGATATGTTAAATCCTGTTTACAGTACACTCAATCAGCTTACCGGTACTGCAATGTTTCCACAGATAGAGAATCAGCAATTTGATTTTTTACGTACGCAGGAGCATGAAACCAAAATCAGGCTAACGCAGCCGATACTAAATGGAGAAATCTATTATAATTCCAAAATGAGCCGGGCCATAAGCAATGTAAAAAAACAGGGTCGCAATGCCTATGCCCGGGAACTGGTATCAGAAATTAAAAAGGCATATTTTAATTATCTGAAAAGTATTGGTTTATTGGAGGTTTTAAATAAAAACAAGCGTATTTTAGATGAGAACCTGTATGTAAACAAAAAAATGTATGAAAACCAGAAAGTGACCTACGACCATGTTTTAAAGTCCAGAACCCGCATTGCCGAATGGGAGGAGGCACATGCCGGTGCAACAGAAAAAATGCAAAAGGCCACATCGTGGTTTAACTTTTTGCTTAACAGGGAGCCAGGGCATACTATTGAAAAAGATACTCAATATGATTCGCTTATTCCCATCCAAAAAATTGATACTTTTAAACAGAACGCTTCAAAGCGTGAAGAAATAGAACAGGTGTATGCTGCGGCCAGGGCTGCCCGATATAATGAAAAACTCATGAAATCGAACTACTGGCCAGAACTCACATTTGTTTTTGATTATGGTTTTCAGGGTAAACATTATCAGTTTGAGCACGATGATGACTTTTACATTGCATCACTTGTGTTGCAATGGCCTCTTTTCCAGGGAATGAGGCGAAATTCAAAACTGGAAGAAGCACGCATTGGTCTTCAGGAGGCTGAGCTGGAAAAACAAAAAGTGCAAAAGAAAATTGATATACAGCTTATTAACGCATATTACAGTCTCAGGGCTGCTTACAAAAAGTATGAGGCCAAAACACAGCAGGTAAAACATACAAAAGCTACCTGGAAAATCATTAATAAAAAATACCGTCAAGGTATGGTAAATCAACTTGAACATATTAATGCCCTGGAAGAATTTCGAATAGCAGAGGAACAACAGGTTATTGCCAGGTATGATTTTTACATAAAAAAGGCACAACTAGAAAAGGCTGCCGCCCAAATAAATATGGAGCAAAAATACGATCAATATGAAAAATAG